A single window of Bos javanicus breed banteng chromosome 19, ARS-OSU_banteng_1.0, whole genome shotgun sequence DNA harbors:
- the ARL16 gene encoding ADP-ribosylation factor-like protein 16, producing the protein MRAELRMGLAWLSELRLSSGAGSGMCLLLGATGVGKSLLVKRLQKLSSRDGKGDLGDPPPTRPTVGTNLTDIVAQKKITIRELGGCMGPIWSSYYGNCHSLLFMVDASNPTQLSASCVQLLGLLSAEELAKASVLILFNKIDLPCYMTIEEMKSLIRLPDLMACAKQNITTLEISAWKGTGLSDVLRWLQDTHRTNG; encoded by the exons ATGAGAGCGGAGCTGAGGATGGGCCTTGCGTGGCTCTCGGAGCTAAGGCTGTCGAGTGGAGCGGGAAGCGGGATGTGTCTCCTCCTGGGGGCCACGGGCGTGGGGAAGTCGCTGTTGGTGAAACGCCTGCAGA AGTTGAGTTCCCGGGATGGGAAGGGCGACCTGGGCGATCCGCCCCCGACGCGGCCCACG GTGGGTACCAATTTAACGGACATTGTGGCTCAAAAAAAGATCACCATCCGGGAGCTGGGGGGCTGCATGGGCCCCATCTGGTCCAGTTACTATGGAAACTGTCATTCTCTCCTG TTCATGGTGGATGCCTCTAACCCCACCCAGCTCTCGGCATCCTGTGTGCAGCTCCTGGGTCTCCTGTCGGCAGAAGAACtcgcaaaagcatcagttctgatTCTCTTCAATAAAAT CGACCTGCCCTGTTACATGACCATAGAAGAGATGAAGTCGTTAATCAGGCTCCCGGACCTCATGGCTTGCGCCAAGCAGAATATCACCACCTTAGAAATCAGTGCCTGGAAAGGCACTGGCTTGTCAGACGTGCTGCGCTGGCTCCAGGACACCCACAGAACCAATGGTTGA
- the CCDC137 gene encoding coiled-coil domain-containing protein 137, producing MAGLRRGAAAVAPAGTAGFGRPGRPQGRRQQELGKQRAAPRPGPRSKEKKKVNCKPKNQDEQEIPFRLREIMRSRQEMKNPISNKKRKKEAQAAFSKTLEKEAKGVEPDIAIPKFKQRKWESDRAYVRRMEQEAQHVLFLSKNQANRQPEVQAAPKKEKSERKKAFQKRRLDKARQRREEKAAERLEQELLQDTVKFGEVVLQPPELTAKPRMSVSRDQPGKKSLMLKKLLSPGSVSQPLTTSLARQRIVAEERERAVNAYRALKRLQQQRQETQSPQPPHLPPGKKPEMQL from the exons CGGGGTTTGGGAGACCAGGGCGACCGCAGGGCCGGAGGCAGCAAGAGTTGGGGAAGCAGCGCGCGGCGCCACGGCCGGGACCGCGCAG caaagaaaagaagaaagtgaattgCAAGCCCAAGAACCAGGATGAACAGGAAATTCCTTTCAGGCTGCGAGAGATTATGAGGAGCCGGCAAGAGATGAAAAATCCTATCAGtaacaagaagaggaagaaagagg CCCAGGCGGCCTTCAGTaagacattggagaaggaagcaaAGGGAGTGGAACCAGACATTGCCATACCCAAGTTCAAGCAGAGGAAGTGGGAGTCCGACAGGGCCTATGTCCGGCGTATGGAACAGGAGGCGCAGCATGTGCTGTTCCTCAGCAAGAACCAGGCCAACCGGCAGCCCGAGGTGCAGGCGGCTCCCAAGAAGGAGAAGTCAGAGCGGAAGAAAGC GTTCCAGAAGCGGCGACTGGACAAGGCCcggcagaggagggaggagaaggcagcagaGAGGCTAGAGCAGGAGCTGCTCCAAG ACACGGTGAAGTTCGGTGAGGTCGTGCTGCAGCCCCCAGAGCTGACTGCCAAGCCCAGGATGAGTGTGAGTAGGGACCAG cCTGGCAAGaaatcactgatgctgaagaagcttttAAGCCCCGGCAGTGTGTCCCAGCCTTTGACCACCTCGCTGGCCAGACAGAGGATCGTGGCGGAGGAGAGGGAGCGGGCCGTGAACGCCTACAGGGCGCTAAAGAGActgcagcagcagcggcaggagACTCAGTCGCCACAgccaccccacctccctcccggGAAGAAGCCAGAGATGCAGCTGTGA